The following are encoded in a window of Panicum virgatum strain AP13 chromosome 5N, P.virgatum_v5, whole genome shotgun sequence genomic DNA:
- the LOC120674933 gene encoding ABC transporter G family member STR2-like produces the protein MAHQQQHNGRHAGGHRLETVIDMARQQPEKAGRFGFTGGLEFTSLTYTVVKKQRGAGGEWEKKDVDLLHQITGYAPKGCVTAVMGPSGAGKSTFLDALAGRIASLDGRVALDGVEMSPSLIKRSSAYVMQDDRLFPMLTVYETLMFAADFRLGSSVSASDKKLRVENLIEQLGLTSSRNTYIGDEGTRGVSGGERRRVSIGVDIIHGPALLFLDEPTSGLDSTSAHSVIEKVHDIACAGSTVVLTIHQPSSRILLLLDHLVILARGQLMYSGGPKEVTAHLARMGRKVPRGENSIEHLLDVIQEYEQSEFGVKALAEFCLTGLKPPKLTATYGAEGGLSTVSSIAQTPTMGLGAGGEDFDHSMRSQHSRSPWSGVQLTPSRRPKHKDQHGRSQHNPAGLSSGAHHSHNHRYTPEIVMGTPTPLSSACTVNEDDYLTPAHRAGANATGAPGVGINTLGHRGKFANSYVGEVWVLMRRNFTNIWRTPELFLSRLMVLTVMGFLMATMFTKPKDTPQGITNRLSFFIFTVCVFFFSSNDAVPAFIQERFIFIRETSHNAYRASAYVVAGLITYLPFLLLQSATYAAIVWFALKLHGQFLYFLVMLYASLLSTNSFVVFISSVVPNFILGYAAVIAFTALFFLFCGYFLSSHSIPLAWKWMNTISTMKYPYEGLLMNEFDGDRVFATDPIRLTGDDILRQLGISTVEDRKWWMVLYLLGWAVFYRVLFYLVLRFASKNKRK, from the exons ATggcgcaccagcagcagcacaatggccggcacgccggcggccaccgccTGGAGACGGTGATCGACAtggcgcggcagcagccggaGAAGGCGGGGCGGTTCGGCTTCACGGGCGGGCTGGAGTTCACCAGCCTCACGTACACGGTCGTCAAGAAgcagcgcggcgccggcggggagtgGGAGAAGAAGGACGTGGACCTGCTGCACCAGATCACCGGGTACGCGCCCAAGGGCTGCGTCACGGCCGTCATGGGCCCCAGCGGCGCCGGCAAGTCCACCTTCCTGGACGCGCTGGCGGGGCGCATCGCCAGCCTCGACGGCCGCGTCGCGCTCGACGGCGTCGAGATGAGCCCCAGCCTCATCAAGCGCTCGTCGGCCTACGTCATGCAGGACGACCGCCTCTTCCCGATGCTCACCGTCTACGAGACGCTCATGTTCGCCGCCGACTTCCGCCTCGGCTCCTCCGTCTCCGCCTCCGACAAGAAGCTCCGCGTCGAGAACCTCATCGAGCAGCTGGGCCTCACC TCGTCGAGGAACACGTACATCGGCGATGAGGGCACGAGGGGGGTgtccggcggcgagcgccggcgTGTCTCGATCGGCGTGGACATCATCCACGGGCCGGCGCTGCTGTTCCTGGACGAGCCGACGTCGGGGCTGGACTCGACGAGCGCGCACAGCGTGATCGAGAAGGTGCACGACATCGCGTGCGCCGGGAGCACCGTGGTGCTGACCATCCACCAGCCGTCGTCGCGCATCCTGCTCCTGCTGGACCACCTCGTCATCCTGGCGCGCGGGCAGCTCATGTACAGCGGCGGGCCCAAGGAGGTGACCGCGCACCTCGCCCGCATGGGGCGCAAGGTGCCCAGGGGGGAGAACTCCATCGAGCACCTCCTCGACGTCATCCAGGAGTACGAGCAGTCGGAGTTCGGCGTCAAGGCGCTCGCCGAGTTCTGCCTCACCGGCCTCAAGCCGCCCAAGCTCACCGCCACCTACGGGGCCGAGGGGGGGCTCTCCACCGTGTCCAGCATCGCCCAGACGCCGACCATgggcctcggcgccggcggcgaggacttCGACCACAGCATGAGGAGCCAGCACTCCAGGTCTCCGTGGAGCGGCGTGCAGCTGACGCCGTCCCGGCGCCCCAAGCACAAGGACCAGCACGGGAGGTCGCAGCACAACCCGGCAGGCCTGTCATCGGGTGCCCACCACAGCCACAACCACAGGTACACGCCGGAGATCGTGATGGGCACGCCGACGCCGCTGAGCAGCGCGTGCACGGTGAACGAGGACGACTACCTGACGCCGGCGCACCGCGCGGGCGCGAACGCGACGGGCGCCCCCGGCGTGGGCATCAACACGCTGGGCCACCGCGGCAAGTTCGCCAACTCGTACGTCGGGGAGGTGTGGGTGCTGATGCGGCGCAACTTCACCAACATCTGGCGCACGCCGGAGCTGTTCCTGTCCCGGCTGATGGTGCTGACGGTGATGGGGTTCCTGATGGCCACCATGTTCACCAAGCCCAAGGACACCCCGCAGGGCATCACCAACCGCCTGAGCTTCTTCATCTTCACCGTctgcgtcttcttcttctcctccaacGACGCCGTGCCGGCCTTCATCCAGGAGCGCTTCATCTTCATCAGGGAGACGTCGCACAACGCGTACCGCGCCTCCGCCTACGTCGTCGCCGGGCTCATCACCTACCTCCCGTTCCTCCTGCTCCAGTCCGCCACCTACGCCGCCATCGTCTGGTTCGCGCTCAAGCTCCACGGCCAGTTCCTCTACTTCCTCGTCATGCTCTACGCGTCCCTGCTCTCCACCAACTCCTTCGTCGTCTTCATCAGCTCCGTCGTGCCCAACTTCATCCTCGG GTACGCGGCGGTGATCGCGTTCACGgcgctcttcttcctcttctgcgGCTACTTCCTGAGCAGCCACAGCATCCCGCTGGCGTGGAAGTGGATGAACACCATCTCGACGATGAAGTACCCGTACGAGGGCCTGCTGATGAACGAGTTCGACGGGGACCGGGTGTTCGCCACGGACCCCATCAGGCTCACCGGCGACGACATCCTCCGGCAGCTGGGCATCAGCACCGTCGAGGACCGCAAGTGGTGGATGGTGCTCTACCTCCTCGGCTGGGCCGTCTTCTACCGCGTCCTCTTCTACCTCGTCCTCCGCTTCGCCTCCAAGAACAAGCGCAAGTAG
- the LOC120675311 gene encoding chloride channel protein CLC-e-like isoform X2, with the protein MAPSAATTTSSSARLLLASPQSRPALLGLRGCGRRSTVGLARRGGGCARRLRVVRRGAVDEEAGANTRGQQQEAAEAEAIEDPAPGRDLVTLAACLVGLLTGVSVVLFNLSVHEIRDIFWDGIPSRGASWLREEPIGEVWQRVIFVPVSGGVIVGGLNALRSSVKTNSNGPMSKVKGAIRPLLKAVAASFTLGTGNSLGPEGPSVEIGSSIAKGFGNLFDWEGGKKLSLVAAGSAAGISSVESVLWPSSTDSSSLANSTPMVILSSVIASVVSEIGLGSDPAFTVPDYDFRSPTELPLYLLLGVFCGLVSITLSRCTSLTMEAVERLQRATGLPKAASPALGGLIVGLLALMYPEVLYWGFENVDILLESRPFTSGLSATILVQLIGVKILATSLCRAFGLVGGYYAPSLFIGAATGMAYGKFMRFTFTGPEALLHIPFLDVASPQAYGLVGMAATLAGVCKVPLTSALLLFELTHDYRIVLPLLGAVGLSSWIASPQRFSKSIRSKLDSLEEKSSLAQQENSLPTQNKQVRYMDTADSSQELCKIESSLCVYDANDENMFENLSVAEVMKTNYFSVSMTTPLVEALDLMLAEKQPFVMVTENNRSVIGLLALKNIQDFCRAANDTRAQDEVKEFLVSHVYQAGKCKSCSVTPQMPLTTAEKIMDSYGVDHLPVVSEPANLQDSGLLIGFVDRECITIARRAMAMKEFFRSTYEIGKDERSSTEGRRYDDT; encoded by the exons ATGGCGCCAtccgctgccaccaccaccagctcctccgcgcgcctcctcctcgcctcgcCCCAGTCCCGGCCCGCTCTCCTCGGGCTCCGCGGCTGCGGCCGCCGCAGCACCGTGGGGCTGGCGCGCCGAGGCGGCGGGTGCGCGCGCCGCCTGCGGGTCGTTCGGCGCGGCGCCGTGGACGAGGAGGCCGGGGCCAACACGCgggggcagcagcaggaggcggcggaggcggaggcaatCGAGGACCCGGCGCCCGGCCGCGACCTCGTAACGCTCGCCGCCTGCCTCGTCGGCCTCCTCACTGGCGTCTCCGTCGTGCTCTTCAACCTCTCG GTTCATGAAATACGTGACATTTTCTGGGATGGTATTCCTTCACGAGGCGCTTCATGGCTGAGGGAAGAACCGATCGGTGAAGTCTGGCAGAGAGTGATATTTGTTCCAGTCAGCGGAGGTGTTATAGTAGGAGGATTGAACGCATTAAGAAGTTCTGTCAAGACTAACTCAAATGGCCCTATGTCCAAGGTAAAGGGTGCAATTAGGCCACTCTTGAAAGCTGTGGCAGCATCTTTCACACTTGGAACTGGCAATTCTTTGGGTCCTGAGGGTCCCAGTGTGGAGATTGGTTCTTCAATAGCCAAAGGATTTGGAAATTTGTTTGACTGGGAGGGTGGGAAAAAGCTATCTCTTGTGGCAGCTGGATCAGCAGCTGGAATTTCATCAG TGGAATCTGTTTTGTGGCCTTCTTCTACGGATTCCTCATCCCTTGCCAACTCAACACCGATGGTGATACTCAGTTCAGTGATAGCATCTGTTGTTTCAGAAATTGGTCTAGGTTCCGATCCCGCCTTCACTGTTCCAGATTATGATTTTCGCTCCCCAACAG AACTTCCTCTATATCTTTTGCTGGGTGTCTTCTGTGGATTGGTGTCAATCACATTATCAAGATGTACATCACTTACTATGGAAGCAGTTGAGAGATTACAAAGGGCAACAGGATTACCAAAGGCTGCATCGCCTGCATTAGGTGGCCTTATTGTTGGTCTCCTAGCACTCATGTACCCTGAAGTATTGTATTGGGGCTTTGAAAATGTTgatatcttgctggaatcacgACCATTTACAAGCGGCCTCTCTGCGACTATACTGGTCCAGCTCATTGGAGTGAAAATATTAGCAACATCTTTGTGCAGAGCTTTTGGATTGGTTGGTGGTTACTATGCACCATCTCTTTTTATTGGTGCAGCCACAGGGATGGCATATGGCAAGTTCATGAGGTTTACATTCACTGGTCCTGAAGCACTCTTGCATATCCCTTTCCTAGATGTGGCATCACCTCAAGCATATGGCCTG GTGGGTATGGCAGCTACCCTTGCTGGTGTATGCAAGGTGCCTCTGACATCGGCGCTCCTACTTTTTGAGCTTACACATGACTATCGTATAGTTCTACCTTTGCTTGGGGCTGTTGGGTTATCATCTTGGATTGCTTCTCCTCAAAGGTTCTCTAAAAGCATTAGGAGTAAGCTGGATTCTCTGGAGGAGAAATCAAGTCTTGCTCAACAGGAAAACAGCTTGCCCACTCAAAACAAACAAGTCAGATACATGGATACGGCTGATTCATCTCAAGAATTATGTAAAATTGAAAGCTCCCTTTGTGTCTATGATGCCAATGATGAGAATATGTTCGAGAATCTTTCTGTTGCAGAGGTCATGAAAACTAACTATTTTTCAGTCTCAATGACAACTCCATTAGTTGAGGCACTAGATCTTATGCTTGCAGAGAAGCAGCCCTTTGTTATGGTCACTGAGAATAACCGGTCTGTAATAGGCTTGCTAGCACTAAAAAATATCCAAGATTTCTGCCGAGCTGCAAATGATACAAGGGCACAAGATGAG GTAAAGGAATTCCTGGTATCTCATGTTTACCAAGCAGGCAAGTGTAAATCATGCTCTGTGACTCCTCAGATGCCACTTACTACTGCAGAGAAGATTATGGATTCTTATGGTGTGGATCACCTTCCTGTGGTCTCTGAACCTGCTAATCTTCAGGACAGCGGACTTTTGATAGGTTTTGTAGATAGAGAATGCATCACCATCGCTCGAAG AGCCATGGCAATGAAAGAATTTTTCAGATCTACATATGAGATTGGAAAGGATGAGAGATCTAGCACGGAAGGGAGGAGATATGATGATACATGA
- the LOC120675404 gene encoding germin-like protein 1-2, producing the protein MASATRSSLVLRALLLLAAAVAGALSDPTPLQDFCVADPQAAAPLACKPASAVVDDDFFSGAIASAASTANPFGVNSTRATVSTFPGLNTLGVSITRVDLAPGGLNPPHSHPRASELVMVLRGEVMVGFTSSANRLYSKVVRENELFVVPRGLQHFQLNTGAGDAVFVAMFDSQSPGVVTPTFAMFATKPAMPTEVLTKTFLMEEDEVSAMKSRFAGF; encoded by the coding sequence ATGGCCTCCGCTACTCGCTCCTCCCTCGTGCTccgcgcgctgctgctgctcgcggcggccgtcgccggcgcgctcTCGGACCCGACGCCGCTCCAGGACTTCTGCGTGGCGGACCCGCAGGCCGCGGCGCCGCTGGCGTGCAAGCCGGCGTCCGCCGTGGTGGACGACGACTTCTTCTCCGGCGCCATCGCGTCCGCGGCCAGCACCGCGAACCCGTTCGGCGTCAACTCCACGCGCGCCACCGTGTCCACGTTCCCGGGGCTCAACACGCTGGGCGTCTCCATCACGCGCGTCGACCTCGCGCCGGGCGGCCTCAACCCGCCGCACTCGCACCCGCGCGCCTCCGAGCTCGTCATGGTGCTCAGGGGCGAGGTCATGGTCGGCTTCACGTCGTCGGCCAACCGCCTCTACTCCAAGGTGGTCAGGGAGAACGAGCTCTTCGTCGTGCCCCGCGGCCTGCAGCACTTCCAGCTCaacaccggcgccggcgacgccgtcTTCGTGGCCATGTTCGACAGCCAGTCGCCCGGCGTGGTCACGCCCACGTTCGCCATGTTCGCCACCAAGCCGGCCATGCCCACGGAGGTGCTCACCAAGACGTTCCTCATGGAAGAGGACGAGGTCAGCGCCATGAAATCCAGGTTCGCCGGCTTCTGA
- the LOC120675413 gene encoding uncharacterized protein LOC120675413: MLFFFSFFFVCKAPARDVKVACANPGTDPDSMGDFSGEELVKNLEESRSKMFTTPRVYHSPLTDDEAWVREALEDVADQGYALLLQVADCLRPAPKTRLYELLFTVGDRLNFVSRGGAAYSLGLSFFVIRSLDELRRIVSSACGKSLPLTATLVRLENTPLENTVENEMVSLVQHFYETVEYDVRAMLTIE, translated from the exons ATGctgttctttttctcttttttttttgtttgtaagGCCCCGGCCAGAGATGTCAAGGTTGCCTGTGCTAATCCGGGCACGGATCCTGACAGCATGGGAGACTTCTCCGGT GAGGAACTGGTGAAGAATCTCGAGGAGTCGAGGAGCAAGATGTTTACGACTCCCCGCGTCTACCACTCCCCGCTGACCGATGACGAGGCCTGGGTGCGGGAAGCCCTGGAGGACGTCGCAGACCAAGGATACGCGCTCCTCCTACAAGTGGCTGATTGCCTCAGGCCTGCGCCCAAGACTCGCCTGTACGAG CTTCTCTTTACAGTTGGTGATAGGCTTAACTTCGTGAGCCGAGGGGGTGCTGCTTATTCGTTGGGCCTCTCCTTCTTCGTGATCAGGAGTTTGGATGAGCTGCGCAGAATTGTGTCGTCAGCGTGCGGCAAGTCCCTCCCTCTCACTGCGACTCTAGTCCGTTTGGAGAACACCCCTTTGGAGAACACCGTCGAGAACGag ATGGTCTCGTTGGTGCAGCACTTCTACGAGACCGTCGAGTATGATGTGAGGGCAATGCTAACCATCGAGTGA
- the LOC120675311 gene encoding chloride channel protein CLC-e-like isoform X1 has translation MAPSAATTTSSSARLLLASPQSRPALLGLRGCGRRSTVGLARRGGGCARRLRVVRRGAVDEEAGANTRGQQQEAAEAEAIEDPAPGRDLVTLAACLVGLLTGVSVVLFNLSVHEIRDIFWDGIPSRGASWLREEPIGEVWQRVIFVPVSGGVIVGGLNALRSSVKTNSNGPMSKVKGAIRPLLKAVAASFTLGTGNSLGPEGPSVEIGSSIAKGFGNLFDWEGGKKLSLVAAGSAAGISSGFNAAVAGCFFAVESVLWPSSTDSSSLANSTPMVILSSVIASVVSEIGLGSDPAFTVPDYDFRSPTELPLYLLLGVFCGLVSITLSRCTSLTMEAVERLQRATGLPKAASPALGGLIVGLLALMYPEVLYWGFENVDILLESRPFTSGLSATILVQLIGVKILATSLCRAFGLVGGYYAPSLFIGAATGMAYGKFMRFTFTGPEALLHIPFLDVASPQAYGLVGMAATLAGVCKVPLTSALLLFELTHDYRIVLPLLGAVGLSSWIASPQRFSKSIRSKLDSLEEKSSLAQQENSLPTQNKQVRYMDTADSSQELCKIESSLCVYDANDENMFENLSVAEVMKTNYFSVSMTTPLVEALDLMLAEKQPFVMVTENNRSVIGLLALKNIQDFCRAANDTRAQDEVKEFLVSHVYQAGKCKSCSVTPQMPLTTAEKIMDSYGVDHLPVVSEPANLQDSGLLIGFVDRECITIARRAMAMKEFFRSTYEIGKDERSSTEGRRYDDT, from the exons ATGGCGCCAtccgctgccaccaccaccagctcctccgcgcgcctcctcctcgcctcgcCCCAGTCCCGGCCCGCTCTCCTCGGGCTCCGCGGCTGCGGCCGCCGCAGCACCGTGGGGCTGGCGCGCCGAGGCGGCGGGTGCGCGCGCCGCCTGCGGGTCGTTCGGCGCGGCGCCGTGGACGAGGAGGCCGGGGCCAACACGCgggggcagcagcaggaggcggcggaggcggaggcaatCGAGGACCCGGCGCCCGGCCGCGACCTCGTAACGCTCGCCGCCTGCCTCGTCGGCCTCCTCACTGGCGTCTCCGTCGTGCTCTTCAACCTCTCG GTTCATGAAATACGTGACATTTTCTGGGATGGTATTCCTTCACGAGGCGCTTCATGGCTGAGGGAAGAACCGATCGGTGAAGTCTGGCAGAGAGTGATATTTGTTCCAGTCAGCGGAGGTGTTATAGTAGGAGGATTGAACGCATTAAGAAGTTCTGTCAAGACTAACTCAAATGGCCCTATGTCCAAGGTAAAGGGTGCAATTAGGCCACTCTTGAAAGCTGTGGCAGCATCTTTCACACTTGGAACTGGCAATTCTTTGGGTCCTGAGGGTCCCAGTGTGGAGATTGGTTCTTCAATAGCCAAAGGATTTGGAAATTTGTTTGACTGGGAGGGTGGGAAAAAGCTATCTCTTGTGGCAGCTGGATCAGCAGCTGGAATTTCATCAG GTTTTAATGCTGCTGTTGCTGGGTGCTTTTTTGCGGTGGAATCTGTTTTGTGGCCTTCTTCTACGGATTCCTCATCCCTTGCCAACTCAACACCGATGGTGATACTCAGTTCAGTGATAGCATCTGTTGTTTCAGAAATTGGTCTAGGTTCCGATCCCGCCTTCACTGTTCCAGATTATGATTTTCGCTCCCCAACAG AACTTCCTCTATATCTTTTGCTGGGTGTCTTCTGTGGATTGGTGTCAATCACATTATCAAGATGTACATCACTTACTATGGAAGCAGTTGAGAGATTACAAAGGGCAACAGGATTACCAAAGGCTGCATCGCCTGCATTAGGTGGCCTTATTGTTGGTCTCCTAGCACTCATGTACCCTGAAGTATTGTATTGGGGCTTTGAAAATGTTgatatcttgctggaatcacgACCATTTACAAGCGGCCTCTCTGCGACTATACTGGTCCAGCTCATTGGAGTGAAAATATTAGCAACATCTTTGTGCAGAGCTTTTGGATTGGTTGGTGGTTACTATGCACCATCTCTTTTTATTGGTGCAGCCACAGGGATGGCATATGGCAAGTTCATGAGGTTTACATTCACTGGTCCTGAAGCACTCTTGCATATCCCTTTCCTAGATGTGGCATCACCTCAAGCATATGGCCTG GTGGGTATGGCAGCTACCCTTGCTGGTGTATGCAAGGTGCCTCTGACATCGGCGCTCCTACTTTTTGAGCTTACACATGACTATCGTATAGTTCTACCTTTGCTTGGGGCTGTTGGGTTATCATCTTGGATTGCTTCTCCTCAAAGGTTCTCTAAAAGCATTAGGAGTAAGCTGGATTCTCTGGAGGAGAAATCAAGTCTTGCTCAACAGGAAAACAGCTTGCCCACTCAAAACAAACAAGTCAGATACATGGATACGGCTGATTCATCTCAAGAATTATGTAAAATTGAAAGCTCCCTTTGTGTCTATGATGCCAATGATGAGAATATGTTCGAGAATCTTTCTGTTGCAGAGGTCATGAAAACTAACTATTTTTCAGTCTCAATGACAACTCCATTAGTTGAGGCACTAGATCTTATGCTTGCAGAGAAGCAGCCCTTTGTTATGGTCACTGAGAATAACCGGTCTGTAATAGGCTTGCTAGCACTAAAAAATATCCAAGATTTCTGCCGAGCTGCAAATGATACAAGGGCACAAGATGAG GTAAAGGAATTCCTGGTATCTCATGTTTACCAAGCAGGCAAGTGTAAATCATGCTCTGTGACTCCTCAGATGCCACTTACTACTGCAGAGAAGATTATGGATTCTTATGGTGTGGATCACCTTCCTGTGGTCTCTGAACCTGCTAATCTTCAGGACAGCGGACTTTTGATAGGTTTTGTAGATAGAGAATGCATCACCATCGCTCGAAG AGCCATGGCAATGAAAGAATTTTTCAGATCTACATATGAGATTGGAAAGGATGAGAGATCTAGCACGGAAGGGAGGAGATATGATGATACATGA
- the LOC120675427 gene encoding MAPK kinase substrate protein At1g80180-like, translating to MAGLQRSSETFRRSGSSGTVWEDKHRPASGEPAKPPAGATRQQRRSGSGGHGGYRAGHVQPALDPPSPRVAACGFCGIFGKDKQPPAARGAGGKARRRR from the coding sequence ATGGCGGGGCTGCAGCGATCGAGCGAGACGTTCcggcggtccgggtcgtcgggGACGGTGTGGGAGGACAAGCACCGGCCGGCGTCGGGCGAGCCCGCCaagccgccggccggggcgacgcggcagcagcggaggagcggatccggcggccacggcgggtaCAGGGCTGGCCACGTGCAGCCGGCGCTGGACCCGCCGTCCCCGCGCGTCGCGGCCTGCGGCTTCTGCGGCATCTTCGGCAAGGACAAGCAGCcgccggcggcccgcggcgccgGTGGCAAGGCCCGGCGACGACGCTGA